AAAGGAAGATTTCTCAAATGCCTATGCAGCTGGATGTGATTGATCATATCCGGGAATCTTCTTAATGGCGAGGTCACAGTAAGATATTGCTGCGACCCTATCATTGAATGAGGAATGGAAGTACTTGAATAGAAACTGTTGGTCATGAAATTGGCGATTTTTGTTATATCCGCCTGTGAGAAAATCTCATTATTTTTAGTCTTGGTTTCCATCCATTCATACAAAGAAGCTGCCTCATCGACTAAATTCAATTTTCTGTATGCACGGAAAATGCCTGGTATTTTAGCTTCCTTGAAATACGAGGCAGCAATTGTATTTGCAAGTATCATTAGCTCGGAAACAAGGATAGTTGACTTCGATTCTTTTTGATCCTCGAAGGAAACGACAGTTAAATCAGAATTGTCATCAGTAGTCAATCTAACAAGTCCATTGGAAGAATTTTCGAAAACCACAGCACCCCCTTCTtgaattctcttttttcttagcGCTTTAGCGATTTTGAATAACGAAAATAGgtcttgttgttcttgcgATTGCACCGATTCAGATTTTTTGCCTAATACCGAATCCACTTTATCATatgttgttcttttcgatTTGTGCACTATAGATAGCTCAATTTTTAGACTATCATTTAAGAGCCTAATATTACCATTCTGTGATAGCTCACATTCGATTGAAAATGTCATTGCTCTGGTTGGCTTACCAAATGCACCTAAATCAGATTTTCTTGCGAATGACACTGGTAACATAGGAAATACTTTATCCGGTAAGTATGTTGTAAATGCTCTTTGGTATGCAATATCTAAGACCGGAGACTGAGAAGTTATATTTGTATCCATTGACTCAGGAAATAGAGATGCAGGGTCTGCAACGTGGATATACAGTCTGTATTTCGAGGCGCCTAATTTGGTTATTGATACTGcatcatcaatttcatgTGCCTCCGGACTGTCAATACAATAACACACGAGATTTTCATATTCAATTCTATTATTTTCCTGTGACTGAAAGTTTGGTGGGACAGTCAAATCATATATCTTTTGTTCAAGTTTTACTCgttcattattattaggTAATTGCAACTCTTGATTGACCAAAAGAGGATTTGGTGGTTCAGCTGGATTAATCTGCTTTAATAAGTCAAAACAAGAATCACGACTCACGTTGTGATCCTTATACTTATCGAGTTTTCTAAACAATGAAGCTATTAAGCTGGTAATAGTCTCATTATACTGTAAGTTCCCAGCAGCATAGTCCCTTAATAACGGTATGATATAAGGGAACTTTTCGTTTATCAAGGCCAGGTTATTACTGTTTATTAGTTCAgcaatctttgaaatcCGTTTCCCATCAAATTGCCTCAATTTGTGAATGGTGTTATGATAGTGAAGATATTGAGAGCCTAAGGGAAGAATAGTTACCGCGCTCGGGAAGAACAAACCTTTGTGGACTGTTACTTCTCCCCACATTTGTGTTCCCTGTTGGTGTAATATAGCCCAATAAACTGCAAGGAACAAAGAACAATCTACACTTTGGGGTATATTGGAGGTCAATTTGAAATGTGAATCCGCTAAAGAGTAAAGGGACTTACTGTCGAGGCCAGATTTGTGCAAAGCTTTAGACACTGCCTTATCAATATCTTGACTCAAGTCTAGATGTGTACAGAGTTCCACAAGCTTTAAGAAAGGTATTTGCCATGAACCTATACCAGATTGTAGATAGCGATGCAATAACTccaattttttcttgacTACAGGGAGCTGTTCGTTGGCTTTGTTTGATATGCTAAATGTGATATTGGAAATCAACATTCTGCGAGCCAGCGTTGGGATAATGAATGTGATatctttatcattttttgtAGTCCCTATGGGTGTGTATCCATGTTGTGTTTCTCTTTGTAATAGATTTAAATTTGAAGTCTTGAAGATATTCGGAAATCTTACCACCACATGCTCTTTCCGTGCATATTTTATAGTTCCATCAGCCTTGGCAAAAGTAAAGCGTCCGTCCATTGATTCAGATGGGGTCCCCACGCATACCACCAACTCAAACGGTCTGTTTTTAATAACACACAAATCTCCACACATCAAGGTCGATGATAAGATGGAAGATGGCTTGATATGAAATGAAATCTTTGAAGGATCTATCTGGTCCGCtttattctctttctgCTCGATTTGATAGCTACCCTTTGCAAGCCATTTAATTGATTCCTGAAATAAAACAGTTGAAGGGATATCTGATTGCATTAAAGATAAGGGTTTCTGATAATTATGGCCATCCTGCTTAGCATTCACATCCTCCGTTTTTTTGTACCATTCGAGCGAAGGTTGAATGATTCTCTTGCTGAATCTCAAGTTCGAGTCTTCCTTAATACGTTGGAACGGTTTGACTTCCACTTCTGGTAAGATATCCTTATCCTGGGAAAAGAGCACCACTTCATCTTCCTGCGATTGCGTCTCCTCTGGTGCGATTGGTGGTGGATTTGGTTCCTGTTGCGCACGACGAACTACCACACTTCGGTGGAAAAGCCTACGCTGAACTGCAAGAACAGTCACCAGAGAGGGTCTCAGTAGGTATACCTGAGACATTTTGGTTTATATCACTGGTCTGGTGAACTTTCTATCCTCTTGTTTTTACTTCCGTTATGACGCTGTTACGTTTCAccgatgcgatgagatgagatgagcttcGATACCATGCCATTCCATATGCCATGCCATGTACGCTTTTTCACTTATGTGTGTGTACATCCGCAtcgtttttcttttttcttcttcttgactTCCGGGTAGAAAATTAAATGTGCGGGTAATGAAACTAAGCCACGTGATCCGTaattttctattttctattttctattttcattttttttttttttttttttatttttttcccccCTCTGGGCTGCCCCCCTTCACCCATCGTCCAATCAATTGTTCGCTTTCTACGTATGGAGTGCTGACATCCTCAAACATCGCACCGTGACATCTACAAGGCCCGGCTCCAACACTAACCCAGCCATAAAACAATGAACCATCTTACCGAAACACCATGTTATCTTAAGCACACCCAAGTGTATGCCAATGAGGCAAGAACGTCCGCGTCTGCCTTACGAAAAACGCATAAAGAGGTGCGGGGTACAGTGCGACATATTTTTAC
The Kluyveromyces marxianus DMKU3-1042 DNA, complete genome, chromosome 1 DNA segment above includes these coding regions:
- the DSS1 gene encoding exoribonuclease II (mitochondrial), with the translated sequence MSQVYLLRPSLVTVLAVQRRLFHRSVVVRRAQQEPNPPPIAPEETQSQEDEVVLFSQDKDILPEVEVKPFQRIKEDSNLRFSKRIIQPSLEWYKKTEDVNAKQDGHNYQKPLSLMQSDIPSTVLFQESIKWLAKGSYQIEQKENKADQIDPSKISFHIKPSSILSSTLMCGDLCVIKNRPFELVVCVGTPSESMDGRFTFAKADGTIKYARKEHVVVRFPNIFKTSNLNLLQRETQHGYTPIGTTKNDKDITFIIPTLARRMLISNITFSISNKANEQLPVVKKKLELLHRYLQSGIGSWQIPFLKLVELCTHLDLSQDIDKAVSKALHKSGLDSKSLYSLADSHFKLTSNIPQSVDCSLFLAVYWAILHQQGTQMWGEVTVHKGLFFPSAVTILPLGSQYLHYHNTIHKLRQFDGKRISKIAELINSNNLALINEKFPYIIPLLRDYAAGNLQYNETITSLIASLFRKLDKYKDHNVSRDSCFDLLKQINPAEPPNPLLVNQELQLPNNNERVKLEQKIYDLTVPPNFQSQENNRIEYENLVCYCIDSPEAHEIDDAVSITKLGASKYRLYIHVADPASLFPESMDTNITSQSPVLDIAYQRAFTTYLPDKVFPMLPVSFARKSDLGAFGKPTRAMTFSIECELSQNGNIRLLNDSLKIELSIVHKSKRTTYDKVDSVLGKKSESVQSQEQQDLFSLFKIAKALRKKRIQEGGAVVFENSSNGLVRLTTDDNSDLTVVSFEDQKESKSTILVSELMILANTIAASYFKEAKIPGIFRAYRKLNLVDEAASLYEWMETKTKNNEIFSQADITKIANFMTNSFYSSTSIPHSMIGSQQYLTVTSPLRRFPDMINHIQLHRHLRNLPLFYSQSDLDGMAWHIMTRDVTLKNASHKAQSFWTLKYLKDTIKDPSKNFWSIRVTHLPEDGYVRCVIKDKSFATGKLKLNLNQKPLLVGDTVSACRISRIECLDGNLEFELTPKSKTKRLTSQATKL